In one window of Deltaproteobacteria bacterium DNA:
- the queF gene encoding NADPH-dependent 7-cyano-7-deazaguanine reductase QueF produces MPSTPSKEILTFDNPRPGRDYEIRFSCDEFTCLCPMTGQPDFATINISYVPAKLCVELKSLKLYLWSFRQEGAFHEAVTNQILDDLVAKISPKSMIVEGDFKIRGGIHTVVKTSYVKCIPG; encoded by the coding sequence ATGCCGTCGACACCTTCTAAGGAAATATTGACATTTGACAATCCGAGACCTGGGCGCGACTATGAAATTCGCTTTTCTTGCGACGAATTTACTTGCCTTTGCCCAATGACTGGGCAGCCGGACTTTGCGACGATAAACATTAGCTACGTGCCTGCTAAGCTATGCGTGGAGCTAAAATCATTAAAGCTATATCTCTGGTCATTCCGTCAGGAAGGAGCGTTCCACGAGGCTGTAACCAATCAGATTCTCGACGATCTGGTTGCCAAAATCTCGCCAAAATCAATGATAGTTGAAGGAGATTTTAAAATAAGAGGCGGAATTCATACGGTGGTAAAAACTAGCTACGTTAAATGTATTCCGGGATAA
- a CDS encoding hybrid sensor histidine kinase/response regulator: MAGQVARHKVMIVDDNPNVLLVLKELLLQNDLDLMVANNANEAISQLAKDTPDIIICDVLMPGIDGYHFHKIVSSSSKWCNIPFLFLTSLASRQDIRNGKEQGCDDYLTKPFDPDDLLSVVKGKLNLSKQRSSLNQTALDEFRRRIINTLSHEFRTPLVAINTGSELLLDSGNALDDVKTRRLIESISRGGQRLQRLVNDFMTLQQVDSGSAASAQKSLAKNHYLLDIARDAVDSFQESQERAASVIEMDERCDAENTSVLVYAIQIYDVIERLLSNAVKFGANSGPITVSVLCNASTASVVVRDRGPGMSNRVIEQACSGFSQIDRDTFEQQGCGLGLTIARYFTAINNGEILFSTPEGGGLEVEVKFPRVRTAESQ, encoded by the coding sequence ATGGCAGGACAGGTTGCTCGACATAAAGTTATGATCGTCGACGATAATCCAAATGTCTTGCTGGTTCTTAAGGAGTTGTTGCTGCAAAATGATCTGGACCTAATGGTCGCTAACAACGCCAATGAAGCCATCTCGCAGTTAGCAAAAGACACTCCAGACATAATTATATGCGATGTGTTGATGCCTGGAATCGATGGGTATCACTTTCACAAAATCGTATCTAGTAGCAGTAAGTGGTGTAATATACCGTTTTTGTTCTTAACATCGCTAGCTTCCCGACAAGATATAAGGAATGGAAAGGAACAAGGCTGTGATGACTACTTGACTAAACCATTTGACCCAGATGATTTGCTGTCTGTCGTTAAGGGAAAGCTAAACTTGTCTAAGCAGCGAAGTTCTCTTAATCAGACGGCGCTAGATGAGTTTAGGCGGCGCATTATCAATACGCTCTCGCATGAATTTCGCACACCGCTAGTAGCTATCAATACTGGTTCTGAGTTGCTGCTAGATAGTGGCAATGCACTAGACGACGTAAAGACAAGACGCCTTATCGAGTCTATCAGCAGAGGTGGTCAACGTCTCCAGCGCCTAGTTAATGACTTTATGACGTTACAACAGGTAGATAGCGGTAGCGCGGCCAGTGCTCAAAAGTCCCTTGCAAAGAATCATTATCTTTTAGACATTGCAAGGGATGCCGTAGATTCGTTTCAAGAGTCGCAAGAACGCGCTGCTTCAGTAATAGAGATGGATGAAAGGTGCGATGCTGAGAATACTTCCGTTCTTGTTTATGCAATCCAAATATATGATGTCATAGAGCGTTTGCTGAGCAACGCTGTTAAATTTGGTGCAAATAGTGGTCCCATAACGGTAAGCGTACTTTGTAACGCGAGCACTGCGTCAGTGGTAGTTCGGGATCGCGGGCCGGGAATGTCCAATCGCGTAATCGAGCAAGCTTGTAGTGGTTTTTCGCAAATCGATAGAGATACGTTTGAACAGCAAGGTTGTGGGCTAGGGTTAACCATCGCGCGATATTTTACAGCGATTAATAACGGCGAGATTTTGTTTAGCACTCCTGAAGGCGGGGGTCTTGAAGTGGAAGTAAAATTTCCACGTGTTCGCACTGCCGAGTCCCAATAA
- the fabD gene encoding ACP S-malonyltransferase, translating to MKIAGLFPGQGSQVVGMGKELCGSDERAREIFERVDKALGISLSSLCFEGPIEKLTLTEFAQPAILTTSIASFACLPLPLTAGAGHSLGEYSALVAAGSLLLEDAVCIVHKRGRYMQEAVKPGMGKMVAVMGPKEEEIASTLSSIDTGIAEIANLNCPGQTVIAGDVAGIDLASEKLKENGAKIIPLMVSAPFHCSLMKPAAEKLWADLDRTTFKCPAFPIYANVTAKAVTSASEARELLKRQVCAPVRWTESMSQMIADCRIDITVEFGPGGVLTKLLKRIDKNPTSYQAFDPESISAVSNALVG from the coding sequence ATGAAAATAGCGGGTTTATTTCCTGGTCAGGGATCTCAAGTGGTTGGAATGGGCAAGGAGCTTTGTGGGAGCGACGAAAGAGCTCGTGAAATCTTTGAACGCGTCGATAAGGCCCTGGGCATTTCACTTTCGAGCTTGTGTTTTGAGGGGCCAATTGAAAAGCTTACGCTTACTGAGTTTGCCCAGCCTGCTATATTGACTACAAGCATTGCGTCGTTTGCCTGTTTGCCGCTGCCTCTAACTGCTGGAGCAGGACACAGTTTGGGCGAATATTCCGCACTGGTTGCCGCTGGCAGTCTTTTGCTTGAGGATGCGGTGTGTATTGTTCACAAGCGCGGGCGCTATATGCAAGAAGCCGTTAAACCAGGGATGGGAAAGATGGTTGCTGTTATGGGCCCAAAAGAAGAGGAGATTGCGTCAACACTTAGCAGTATTGATACTGGCATAGCCGAGATAGCTAATCTAAACTGCCCTGGTCAGACTGTAATTGCGGGCGATGTTGCTGGGATAGATTTGGCTTCTGAAAAGCTAAAGGAAAATGGAGCAAAAATTATTCCTCTAATGGTAAGCGCTCCTTTTCATTGCTCGCTAATGAAGCCAGCTGCAGAGAAACTTTGGGCTGATTTAGATCGCACTACTTTTAAATGTCCAGCTTTTCCAATCTACGCAAACGTTACCGCAAAGGCTGTTACGTCGGCTAGTGAGGCACGAGAGTTATTAAAAAGACAAGTTTGCGCTCCTGTCCGATGGACTGAGTCCATGAGTCAAATGATAGCTGACTGCAGAATAGACATTACAGTTGAATTCGGACCTGGAGGAGTTCTTACAAAACTCTTAAAACGCATAGACAAAAATCCAACTAGCTATCAAGCCTTCGATCCGGAAAGCATATCCGCTGTATCTAACGCATTAGTCGGCTAA
- a CDS encoding zf-TFIIB domain-containing protein translates to MTNAWDDMKRAKEDSYFEKKNKEALNRLSNKQQQSRLSPITGKPMEQVVIHGVVIDRCQDTGGIWLDAGELEQLVEASKNEKTEASKGESLLASFLKTLSGKS, encoded by the coding sequence ATGACAAATGCTTGGGATGACATGAAGCGGGCGAAGGAGGATTCTTATTTCGAGAAAAAAAACAAAGAAGCTCTAAATAGGCTCTCCAACAAGCAGCAGCAAAGCCGCCTAAGCCCTATAACTGGCAAGCCTATGGAACAGGTTGTGATTCACGGCGTCGTTATAGACCGTTGCCAAGATACGGGCGGAATATGGTTAGATGCCGGCGAGTTAGAGCAGCTAGTCGAAGCGAGCAAGAACGAGAAAACCGAAGCGAGCAAAGGCGAGAGCTTACTAGCTTCTTTTTTAAAGACATTGAGCGGTAAGAGCTAG
- a CDS encoding VWA domain-containing protein, with amino-acid sequence MKKSAGLLLRIVRRMMYRGMLDMRFESPWAFLLLLFIPFFLDGAIRSRFRKPKDGAGAIRFSSPVDIFAIPRSRRTVCRAKVLSALKLLSFVMFTIALARPQSGNQFSEIEASGRDIILALDVSGSMQALDFFLQDERVDRLTALKFVVKEFIKARVADRIGLVVFGDQAFTQCPLTLDHDILNAFVDSMEIGMAGQGTAIGSALAIALKQIKEIESNSRTVVLVTDGKNNSGAISPLEAAKIAKELNTKVHAIGIGDSGYAPFPVRGIFGGTTLVDRKMEYDEETLKKIASTTEGEYFNAKNTEELKRVYAEIDKLEVRDEKTFEYVDYRERFFPFIVIGLLSFMTHLFLSATVFLKIP; translated from the coding sequence GTGAAGAAGAGCGCAGGTCTTCTTCTGCGAATAGTAAGGCGCATGATGTACAGGGGGATGCTGGATATGCGGTTTGAGTCACCATGGGCTTTTTTACTTTTGCTGTTTATTCCATTTTTTCTGGACGGTGCTATACGTAGTCGGTTCAGAAAGCCGAAAGATGGTGCAGGTGCTATTAGATTTTCGTCTCCCGTAGACATTTTTGCTATTCCTAGATCGCGGCGCACTGTGTGCAGAGCAAAGGTGTTGTCGGCACTTAAGCTGTTAAGTTTCGTCATGTTTACTATTGCTCTGGCGCGCCCGCAGTCTGGAAATCAGTTTAGTGAAATTGAGGCTAGCGGACGCGATATAATATTAGCTCTAGACGTGTCGGGTAGTATGCAGGCTCTAGACTTTTTTTTACAAGACGAGAGGGTAGATAGGCTAACGGCTTTAAAGTTTGTCGTTAAAGAGTTCATAAAGGCAAGAGTAGCAGATAGAATAGGACTAGTTGTTTTTGGGGATCAGGCTTTTACTCAATGCCCTCTCACTCTCGATCACGATATCCTTAACGCTTTTGTCGATAGCATGGAAATAGGAATGGCCGGTCAAGGGACCGCGATTGGGAGTGCGCTTGCGATTGCTCTAAAGCAAATTAAGGAAATTGAATCAAATTCGAGGACAGTCGTGCTCGTTACTGATGGCAAGAATAATTCTGGTGCCATCAGTCCACTAGAAGCAGCTAAGATTGCGAAGGAACTAAACACTAAAGTTCACGCAATTGGTATAGGGGATTCTGGGTATGCGCCGTTTCCGGTGCGTGGCATTTTTGGAGGCACTACTTTGGTAGACCGCAAGATGGAGTACGACGAAGAAACTCTTAAGAAAATTGCTAGCACGACGGAGGGAGAATATTTTAATGCTAAAAATACCGAAGAGCTAAAGAGGGTATATGCAGAAATTGACAAACTGGAAGTGCGCGACGAAAAGACCTTTGAGTATGTGGATTATCGAGAGCGCTTCTTTCCCTTTATCGTGATTGGCCTTTTGTCGTTTATGACACACTTGTTCTTATCTGCTACTGTGTTTTTAAAAATTCCATAA
- a CDS encoding DUF58 domain-containing protein, whose product MDLFKSSTLSPETLAEIRKLHFQTRRIATEGVSGQYRSAFRGHGIEFEEVRPYLPGDDVRAIDWKVTARCHVPHIKSYREERELTVMIAIDTSSSTLTGTRNQLREALIARVGAVLTLIALNNNDKVGLVTYSSDVDTFHPPRKGRGAVWRVLREVMADSSSSTGIVRSTNLSGLFGFLSKVLRRQSVVFILSDFFCSNFEQSLGALSKSHDVTAIVIRDSADSVLPIAGLVNIVEPETNNAVLVDCRDAVFRATYEEESRRAKRELESLFMRNRIGFINLQTDEPFIPKLQSYFSSKKTRHSGRLG is encoded by the coding sequence ATGGATCTCTTTAAATCTTCTACGCTTAGTCCGGAGACTCTAGCCGAAATTAGAAAGCTGCACTTTCAGACTAGGCGCATTGCTACAGAAGGAGTTTCGGGTCAATATCGCAGCGCCTTTCGCGGACATGGCATCGAATTCGAGGAAGTAAGACCATACCTCCCCGGAGATGATGTTCGGGCAATTGATTGGAAGGTAACGGCGCGCTGTCATGTTCCTCACATCAAGTCGTATCGCGAGGAACGCGAACTCACTGTGATGATTGCAATAGACACTAGTTCTTCAACGCTAACTGGAACGCGTAATCAGCTCAGAGAGGCCTTGATTGCGCGCGTGGGGGCGGTGTTGACGCTAATCGCACTAAACAATAACGATAAGGTGGGTTTGGTGACCTATTCGAGCGATGTCGACACATTTCATCCGCCGAGAAAGGGGCGCGGAGCAGTTTGGCGCGTGCTTAGAGAAGTGATGGCCGATTCTAGCTCCTCAACTGGAATAGTTCGCTCGACCAATTTAAGTGGGTTGTTCGGTTTCTTGAGCAAAGTTTTAAGGCGACAGTCTGTAGTGTTTATACTATCGGATTTTTTTTGCAGTAATTTTGAGCAGTCCCTTGGGGCGCTTTCTAAATCGCATGACGTTACTGCTATAGTGATACGAGATTCAGCCGATAGCGTTTTGCCTATTGCCGGTCTGGTTAACATTGTAGAGCCCGAGACCAATAATGCCGTTCTCGTAGATTGCAGAGATGCAGTTTTTAGGGCTACTTATGAAGAGGAATCTCGCAGAGCTAAGAGAGAACTAGAATCGCTTTTTATGCGTAACCGTATTGGTTTTATTAATTTGCAGACTGATGAGCCATTTATCCCAAAGCTGCAAAGTTACTTTAGCTCAAAAAAAACTCGTCATAGTGGACGCCTTGGCTAA
- a CDS encoding MoxR family ATPase — protein sequence MSTVNPHARSKEFDRAFETIARIKYAIGETVVGQDELRSRLIGALITDGHILLEGVPGLAKTLSIKALAEAIDARFQRIQFTPDLLPADLIGTEVFKPQDGTFEVRKGPVFANLILADEINRAPAKVQSALLETMQEKQVTIGEKTLRVPTPFFVMATQNPIEQEGTYPLPEAQIDRFIMKVRVDYPSPEIERQMLDLVTQESFQTDVRPPVATLEDILQIKKLLHTIYVDQRIRNYIVDLAWATRTPANYGLKMDRLIELGASPRASIALFLMARAEALFSGMTYVTPQNVKDVAMDVLRHRVMPTYEAEAQGLNSDALVSMILEGVQVP from the coding sequence ATGAGTACTGTAAATCCGCATGCTCGATCGAAAGAATTCGATCGAGCGTTTGAGACTATTGCTCGCATTAAGTATGCAATAGGTGAAACTGTCGTAGGGCAGGACGAGCTACGCAGCCGTCTAATTGGAGCATTGATAACAGATGGCCATATATTGCTAGAAGGCGTTCCTGGCCTTGCAAAAACACTTTCCATCAAAGCTTTAGCTGAGGCCATAGATGCGCGGTTTCAGCGAATTCAGTTTACGCCGGATTTGTTGCCGGCTGATTTAATCGGAACAGAAGTGTTTAAGCCCCAAGATGGCACTTTTGAGGTTCGCAAGGGGCCGGTGTTTGCAAACTTAATTTTAGCAGACGAAATTAATCGCGCGCCGGCAAAGGTGCAATCTGCTCTGCTAGAGACGATGCAGGAAAAACAGGTTACCATAGGGGAAAAAACGCTTAGAGTGCCAACGCCGTTTTTTGTCATGGCTACTCAAAACCCGATTGAGCAGGAGGGCACTTATCCACTACCAGAAGCACAGATCGATCGCTTTATTATGAAAGTTCGCGTGGATTATCCAAGCCCAGAGATTGAGCGCCAAATGCTCGATTTGGTAACGCAGGAAAGTTTTCAAACAGACGTAAGGCCTCCAGTTGCAACTTTAGAGGATATTCTTCAGATAAAGAAACTTTTACACACCATATATGTCGACCAGAGGATAAGGAATTACATAGTCGATTTAGCATGGGCTACGAGGACACCCGCTAATTACGGTCTTAAGATGGATCGCCTCATAGAGCTAGGCGCATCGCCGCGTGCGTCGATAGCGCTATTCCTCATGGCGCGAGCAGAGGCGCTTTTTAGTGGGATGACTTATGTTACGCCTCAAAACGTAAAGGACGTTGCGATGGATGTCCTTAGGCATCGCGTAATGCCGACATACGAGGCTGAAGCTCAAGGCTTAAACTCGGATGCCCTCGTTTCAATGATCTTAGAGGGAGTTCAAGTACCGTAG
- a CDS encoding OmpA family protein, whose product MKLKVGRKIIIGGICLVFICAFMACSSSKKGAGLGLGEDGEFSDSDLSLSQRRWGDGNIPLASSKTEGLFQDIFFNYDSAMVEELHHDLIKENAKALAADSTLRVEVEGHCDKRGTNEYNLALGGERARNIAELLVSYGASSKQVSTISYGEEVPVDSADQEDAYAKNRRVHFAVIKDGV is encoded by the coding sequence ATGAAATTAAAAGTTGGTAGAAAAATTATTATTGGCGGAATTTGCTTAGTGTTTATATGTGCTTTTATGGCTTGTTCGTCAAGCAAGAAAGGAGCGGGGCTGGGGTTAGGGGAGGATGGAGAATTTTCCGATAGTGATTTGTCGCTTTCTCAAAGGCGATGGGGTGATGGCAATATTCCACTTGCCTCTAGCAAGACCGAGGGGCTTTTTCAGGACATATTCTTTAACTACGACTCAGCTATGGTCGAAGAGTTACACCACGATCTTATTAAGGAAAATGCTAAGGCATTGGCGGCTGATTCGACTTTAAGAGTTGAGGTCGAGGGACATTGCGACAAGCGAGGCACTAATGAGTACAATTTGGCTTTGGGCGGTGAACGAGCGCGCAATATTGCGGAATTGCTGGTTAGTTACGGGGCGAGTTCCAAACAGGTAAGCACGATAAGTTATGGCGAGGAGGTTCCCGTTGACTCGGCTGATCAGGAGGATGCTTACGCCAAGAATAGGCGTGTTCATTTTGCAGTGATTAAGGACGGTGTGTAG